A region of Streptomyces sp. NBC_01750 DNA encodes the following proteins:
- a CDS encoding polysaccharide deacetylase family protein — protein MPRIPVLLYHAVMDEPPDWIAEFTVTPREFGAQLDAIVASGRTPVTIGALADQLAGRAPVPSRPVVLTFDDGFADLPRSTAEALASRALPATAYLTTGAITPGRRSLLPPAPMMTLSQAPLLEQHGMEVGAHTVTHPQLDTLPPQALHRELREPKGVLEDVLGHRVTHLAYPHGYNSRAVREAAARAGYASAVAVRHALSSDTDETYRIARLILRRSHTVADVEAWMDGRGAPVAPFPDSLPTVGWRLYRRARAVLKGPVFAG, from the coding sequence ATGCCCCGGATCCCCGTACTGCTCTACCACGCAGTGATGGACGAGCCGCCCGACTGGATCGCCGAGTTCACCGTCACGCCACGGGAGTTCGGCGCGCAGTTGGACGCGATCGTGGCCAGCGGCCGCACCCCGGTCACCATCGGCGCGCTCGCGGACCAGCTCGCCGGCCGTGCCCCGGTGCCGTCCCGGCCCGTCGTCCTCACCTTCGACGACGGCTTCGCCGATCTGCCGCGGTCCACCGCCGAGGCGCTCGCCTCACGCGCACTGCCCGCCACCGCGTATCTCACCACCGGGGCCATCACCCCGGGCCGGCGCAGTCTGCTGCCGCCCGCGCCGATGATGACCCTCTCGCAGGCGCCACTGCTGGAGCAGCACGGAATGGAGGTGGGCGCGCACACCGTGACCCACCCGCAGCTGGACACCCTTCCGCCGCAGGCACTCCACCGTGAACTGCGCGAGCCCAAGGGGGTTCTGGAGGACGTCCTCGGCCATCGGGTGACACACCTGGCCTATCCGCACGGCTACAACAGCCGCGCGGTGCGCGAGGCCGCCGCCCGCGCGGGCTATGCGTCGGCGGTCGCGGTGCGGCACGCACTGAGCTCGGACACCGACGAGACGTACCGCATCGCCCGCCTCATACTGCGCCGCAGCCACACCGTCGCGGACGTCGAGGCGTGGATGGACGGTCGCGGCGCGCCGGTCGCGCCGTTCCCCGACTCGCTGCCGACTGTCGGGTGGCGGCTCTACCGGCGGGCCCGCGCGGTCTTGAAGGGCCCGGTCTTCGCGGGGTAG
- a CDS encoding GNAT family N-acetyltransferase: MRVVKPDELGEREIEAWRELRAKTGAPANPFMEPEFTLTVGRVRPAARVAVLWEDREPVGFFPYERGPLGHGRAIGLGVSDCQGAVLRSGLTIAPRELLRACGLSAWEFDNLEASQGMFVPDAAEEYASPVIDIGAGYPAYEEVLRAQSPKFLKTTLAKERRLGRQAGQVRFVFDERDPAALRALMEWKSAQYRRTGRRDRFAQEWINTLVRLLHATRTSGCSGVLSVLYVADRPVAAHFGLRSRTVLSCWFPAYDVEFAKYSPGLILHLRMAESAAAEGIGMLDLGRGAAEYKDALKTGELRVHEGSSALPGARAALYWLSREPSRRAHSFVRSRPRLAGYAQKALNQVGKLRGN, translated from the coding sequence ATTCGTGTCGTGAAACCGGACGAGCTGGGCGAGAGAGAGATCGAGGCCTGGCGGGAGCTGCGCGCCAAGACCGGCGCACCCGCCAATCCGTTCATGGAGCCGGAGTTCACCCTCACCGTCGGCCGCGTGCGGCCCGCGGCCAGGGTGGCGGTGCTGTGGGAGGACAGGGAGCCCGTCGGCTTCTTTCCGTACGAACGAGGGCCACTGGGCCACGGACGCGCGATCGGTCTGGGGGTCTCCGACTGCCAGGGCGCCGTGCTCCGCTCCGGCCTCACCATCGCGCCCCGTGAGCTGCTGCGCGCCTGCGGGCTGTCGGCGTGGGAATTCGACAACCTCGAGGCGAGCCAGGGCATGTTCGTGCCTGATGCCGCAGAGGAATACGCCTCTCCCGTGATCGACATCGGCGCGGGATACCCGGCGTACGAGGAGGTCCTGCGCGCGCAGTCGCCCAAGTTCCTCAAGACCACCCTGGCCAAGGAACGCCGGCTGGGGCGGCAGGCGGGCCAGGTGCGGTTCGTCTTCGACGAGCGCGACCCGGCCGCGCTGCGTGCGCTCATGGAGTGGAAATCCGCGCAGTACCGCAGGACCGGCCGCCGGGACCGCTTCGCACAGGAGTGGATCAACACCCTGGTCCGGCTGCTGCACGCGACACGCACGTCCGGCTGCTCCGGAGTGCTGTCCGTGCTGTATGTCGCCGACCGGCCCGTCGCCGCACACTTCGGGCTGCGCTCGCGCACCGTGCTGTCCTGCTGGTTCCCGGCGTACGACGTCGAGTTCGCCAAGTACTCGCCGGGTCTGATCCTGCATCTGCGGATGGCGGAGTCCGCCGCCGCCGAGGGCATCGGAATGCTCGACCTGGGGCGCGGGGCCGCCGAGTACAAGGACGCGCTGAAGACCGGTGAGCTACGGGTCCACGAGGGCTCCTCGGCCCTGCCGGGGGCGCGGGCGGCCCTGTACTGGCTGAGCCGCGAACCGTCGCGCCGCGCGCACAGTTTCGTACGCAGCAGGCCGCGGCTGGCCGGATACGCGCAGAAGGCGCTGAACCAGGTCGGCAAGTTGCGGGGCAACTGA
- a CDS encoding glycosyltransferase family 2 protein, which yields MQVAELDLDGLDGAVLRFGPGPGGGQPVRGGDVYALVRLRGRPVATVVCTVPPGRDPADVVAAAARAKLAHDVPPASWAAHEESTHGAATPPGAHEETTHRAATTNAPGPPGPQDPAHAPGPPGPQDPAHAPGPPGPQDPAHAPGPPGPQDPAHAPGPPGPQDRVTIVVATRERADQLARALDSLLAQDHPDFEIVVVDNAPVTNATHDLVEHKYGERVRYVREPVPGLAVAHNRGVAAADGAVIAFTDDDVVADPHWLTALTAPFAGDPGLGCATGLILPARLRTPAQILLESHGGFAKGFTPRQYDPAHPPAGEPLFPFTAGSFGSGANMAFRATVLREIGGFDPATGTGTPARGGDDLYAFVSVLAAGHRLRYTPDALVWHHHRESWQDLKNQAYGYGAGLTAYLTAVLVRRPALLPALLRKLPRGLAHARSITAHRDAGGAAVPGEHGVQNYQWPRHLSRLERRGMLAGPIGYAKARRRVRGVPLPWGSRPQRDER from the coding sequence ATCCAGGTGGCCGAGCTGGATCTGGACGGCCTCGACGGCGCCGTCCTGCGGTTCGGACCCGGGCCGGGCGGGGGTCAGCCCGTCCGGGGCGGTGATGTCTACGCACTCGTCCGGCTCCGCGGCAGGCCCGTCGCCACCGTCGTCTGCACCGTCCCGCCCGGGCGGGACCCGGCCGATGTCGTCGCCGCGGCCGCCCGCGCCAAGCTCGCACACGATGTGCCGCCGGCCTCTTGGGCTGCCCACGAGGAATCCACCCACGGCGCGGCAACCCCTCCGGGTGCCCACGAGGAAACCACCCACCGGGCAGCAACCACCAACGCCCCCGGCCCACCTGGGCCACAAGACCCCGCACACGCCCCCGGCCCACCTGGGCCACAAGACCCCGCACACGCCCCCGGCCCACCTGGGCCACAAGACCCCGCACACGCCCCCGGCCCACCTGGGCCACAGGACCCCGCACACGCCCCCGGCCCACCTGGGCCACAGGACCGGGTGACCATCGTCGTCGCAACCCGCGAGCGCGCCGATCAGCTCGCCCGCGCGCTCGATTCGCTGCTCGCCCAGGACCACCCGGACTTCGAGATCGTCGTCGTCGACAACGCGCCCGTCACCAACGCCACCCACGACCTGGTCGAGCACAAATACGGGGAGCGCGTCCGGTACGTCCGTGAGCCCGTACCGGGTCTCGCCGTCGCCCACAACCGCGGGGTCGCCGCCGCCGACGGCGCGGTCATCGCCTTCACCGACGACGACGTCGTCGCCGATCCGCACTGGCTCACCGCGCTGACCGCGCCCTTCGCCGGCGATCCGGGCCTGGGCTGTGCGACAGGGCTGATCCTGCCCGCCCGGCTGCGCACACCCGCGCAGATCCTCCTCGAGAGCCACGGCGGCTTCGCCAAGGGCTTCACACCGCGCCAGTACGACCCGGCACACCCGCCCGCCGGCGAACCGCTCTTCCCGTTCACCGCGGGCAGTTTCGGCTCCGGCGCCAATATGGCCTTCCGCGCCACGGTGCTGCGCGAGATCGGCGGCTTCGACCCCGCCACCGGCACCGGCACTCCGGCCAGGGGCGGCGACGACCTGTACGCCTTCGTCAGCGTCCTCGCCGCCGGGCACCGGCTGCGCTACACCCCCGACGCGCTGGTCTGGCACCACCACCGCGAGAGCTGGCAGGACCTGAAGAACCAGGCGTACGGCTACGGCGCAGGCCTCACCGCGTATCTCACTGCCGTCCTGGTCCGCCGGCCCGCGCTGCTGCCCGCGCTGCTCAGAAAGCTGCCGCGCGGACTCGCGCACGCCCGCTCCATCACCGCACACCGCGACGCGGGCGGCGCAGCGGTGCCCGGGGAGCACGGGGTGCAGAACTATCAGTGGCCGCGCCATCTCTCCCGGCTCGAGCGGCGCGGCATGCTGGCCGGGCCGATCGGGTATGCCAAGGCACGCCGACGAGTACGCGGCGTTCCGCTCCCGTGGGGCAGCAGGCCGCAACGGGACGAACGGTGA